In Sphaeramia orbicularis chromosome 10, fSphaOr1.1, whole genome shotgun sequence, the following proteins share a genomic window:
- the ctbp1l gene encoding C-terminal-binding protein 1 has protein sequence MALMDKHKQVKRQRLDRICEGIRPPILNGPMHPRPLVALLDGRDCTVEMPILKDVATVAFCDAQSTQEIHEKVLNEAVAALLYHTITLSRDDLEKFKGLRVIVRIGSGFDNVDVKAAAELGIAVCNVPAASVEETADTSLCLILNLYRRVTWMHQALREGTRASSVEQIREVAGGAARIRGETLGIIGLGRVGQAVALRAKAFGFGVIFYDPYLPDGVERSLGLQRMATLQDLLIHSDCVSLHCSLNEHNHHLINDFTIKQMRQGAFLVNTSRGGLVDEKALAQALKEGRIRGAALDVHETEPFTFSTGPLKDAPNLICTPHTSWYSEQASVEAREEAAREVRRAITGRIPDSLKNCVNKEYLMAASQWPSMEAATVHPELNGATYRFPPGLINVAAAGGLPGAGAGVESLVSGPLPHGIAPVSHPPHAPSPGQPTKAEADRDIPSDQ, from the exons GTATCCGACCCCCAATCCTAAACGGGCCGATGCATCCACGGCCATTGGTGGCCCTGCTTGATGGGCGTGACTGCACTGTAGAAATGCCCATCCTCAAAGATGTGGCTACAGTGGCCTTCTGTGATGCCCAGTCCACACAAGAGATTCATGAGAAG GTGCTAAATGAGGCAGTGGCTGCGCTGCTGTACCACACAATCACTCTGTCCAGAGATGACTTGGAAAAGTTTAAAGGCTTACGAGTAATTGTCAGGATTGGCTCTGGATTTGACAATGTTGACGTCAAAGCAGCTGCTGAGTTAG GCATAGCTGTCTGTAACGTACCAGCAGCTTCAGTGGAAGAGACAGCCGATACTTCGTTATGTCTGATCCTTAACTTGTATAGGCGAGTCACCTGGATGCACCAGGCCCTGAGGGAGGGGACCCGGGCCTCCAGTGTTGAGCAGATCAGGGAGGTGGCAGGTGGTGCTGCTCGCATCCGAGGAGAGACACTGGGCATTATTGGTCTTG GGCGTGTTGGCCAAGCGGTGGCTCTGAGGGCCAAGGCTTTTGGTTTTGGTGTGATCTTCTATGACCCGTATCTGCCCGATGGTGTAGAGCGCTCACTGGGCCTGCAGCGAATGGCGACTCTCCAGGACCTGCTCATCCACTCTGACTGTGTATCCCTGCACTGCAGCCTCAACGAGCACAACCACCACCTCATTAATGACTTCACCATCAAACAG ATGCGTCAGGGAGCCTTTTTGGTGAACACGTCGAGAGGGGGTCTGGTTGATGAGAAAGCACTGGCTCAGGCCCTGAAGGAGGGCCGGATACGAGGGGCTGCCCTGGATGTCCACGAGACCGAACCATTCAC TTTTTCAACAGGCCCTCTGAAGGATGCTCCTAACCTGATCTGTACCCCGCACACATCTTGGTACAGTGAGCAGGCCTCTGTTGAGGCTCGTGAAGAGGCAGCCAGGGAAGTACGCCGTGCCATCACTG GGCGTATCCCTGACAGTCTGAAGAACTGTGTGAATAAGGAGTATCTGATGGCAGCCTCTCAGTGGCCCAGCATGGAGGCAGCCACTGTTCACCCAGAACTCAATGGAGCTACCTATAG atTTCCTCCAGGTCTGATCAATGTTGCAGCAGCAGGGGGTCTCCCAGGAGCAGGTGCTGGGGTTGAAAGCCTGGTCTCAGGACCCCTGCCCCATGGCATCGCCCCTGTCTCCCACCCCCCTCATGCCCCCTCTCCGGGGCAGCCCACTAAAGCTGAAGCCGACAGAGACATCCCCTCCGACCAATAG